A genome region from Engraulis encrasicolus isolate BLACKSEA-1 chromosome 6, IST_EnEncr_1.0, whole genome shotgun sequence includes the following:
- the LOC134451313 gene encoding cytochrome P450 2J2-like — protein sequence MTLFIHLLEFFDIKSFLLFLAVFLLAFDYIKSKPPRNFPPGPWSLPFIGDLHHVNANSVHLQMLQFSKKFGPVFSIKFFGPRIAVINGLKHVREVYQADSFADRPDMPLLTDLFGDKGLIFSSGYAWKQQRRFALHTLKNFGLGKRSLEPSILQECRSLNEALLNEQGRPFDPQWLVNNAVSNIICVLVFGERFEYTDDDFQSLLKDINELVYREGGIWARLYNIFPWLMRRVPGPHEKIFSLLRKLTAFVQKKIDEHQADFDPSNPRDYIDCFLDEMEKLKEDKAAKFSLENLCYCTMDLFIAGSETTSTTLYWGLLYMINYPDIQRKVQEEIDRMVGSSRQPSVADRENMPYTDAVIHETQRFGNILPFNLGRRATKDTHVGNYTIPKGTTVIGTLTSILFDETEWETPHTFNPGHFLDAEGKFRRRENFLPFSTGKRVCLGEQLARMELFLFFTSLLQRFSFSPPDGVEPSLTYKLGATHSPQPYQLCALPR from the exons ATGACACTGTTTATACACCTTTTGGAGTTTTTTGACATCAAAAGCTTTTTGCTTTTTCTTGCCGTGTTTCTTCTGGCATTTGACTACATAAAGAGTAAACCGCCAAGGAATTTTCCTCCAGGACCATGGTCCCTACCTTTTATAGGAGACTTACATCATGTAAATGCCAACAGCGTCCACCTACAGATGTTACAG TTTTCTAAAAAATTTGGGCCCGTCTTCAGTATCAAATTTTTTGGACCAAGGATTGCTGTAATCAATGGCCTCAAACATGTTCGAGAGGTATATCAAGCAGACAGCTTTGCTGATAGGCCAGACATGCCACTACTGACTGACCTCTTTGGAGACAAAG GGCTGATTTTTTCAAGTGGATATGCGTGGAAACAACAAAGGAGGTTTGCTCTGCACACTTTGAAAAATTTTGGATTGGGCAAAAGAAGCCTTGAACCATCTATCCTTCAGGAATGCAGATCTCTAAACGAAGCTCTCCTAAATGAACAAG GTAGACCATTTGACCCACAATGGCTTGTAAACAATGCGGTGTCCAACATCATCTGTGTGCTGGTGTTTGGGGAGCGTTTTGAGTACACCGATGATGACTTCCAATCCCTCCTGAAGGACATCAACGAGTTAGTATATCGAGAGGGAGGAATTTGGGCCAGG CTGTACAACATATTTCCATGGCTAATGCGGAGAGTGCCTGGCCCGCATGAGAAAATCTTTTCCCTGTTGCGCAAACTCACAGCCTTTGTCCAGAAAAAAATTGACGAACATCAAGCAGACTTTGATCCATCCAACCCTAGGGACTATATTGACTGTTTTCTTGATGAAATGGAAAAG TTGAAAGAGGACAAAGCAGCAAAATTTTCCTTGGAGAACTTGTGCTACTGCACCATGGACTTATTTATAGCTGGATCTGAGACCACGTCCACCACCTTGTACTGGGGACTGCTGTATATGATCAACTATCCTGACATTCAGA GAAAGGTGCAGGAGGAGATAGACCGAATGGTGGGATCTTCAAGACAGCCCTCTGTGGCCGACCGGGAGAACATGCCTTACACAGATGCTGTGATCCACGAAACTCAGAGATTTGGCAACATCCTTCCTTTCAATTTGGGCAGGAGGGCCACCAAAGACACCCACGTCGGAAACTACACAATTCCCAAG GGCACAACAGTGATTGGCACCCTGACTTCCATTTTGTTTGACGAGACAGAGTGGGAGACCCCTCACACCTTCAACCCAGGTCACTTCTTGGATGCAGAAGGAAAGTTCAGAAGAAGGGAGAACTTCCTACCATTCTCTACGG GGAAAAGAGTGTGTCTGGGAGAGCAACTGGCTAGAATGGAATTATTCCTGTTCTTCACCTCTCTGCTGCAGCGATTCTCTTTCTCACCACCAGATGGCGTAGAACCAAGTTTGACCTACAAACTTGGAGCCACTCACAGCCCCCAACCTTACCAGCTCTGTGCTCTTCCTCGCTGA